The Paenibacillus sp. 37 sequence CTCTGAGTATAGATATTTCAAAAATTTGACGGTCGCTTCCACATTTTTATTACTCTTGGTGACATACATTCCCAGCCCCCCGGTTCCTGAGCTTAGGATGGAGGCCTCTGGTTCAAGCGGTTCGGCCAATTGAACAAAGCTGATACCGTTGTCTTTGTTATCCGCATTGAGGCGTTCTGCCCCGGAATAGGTCCAGGTATAGGCGAAGCCCTTCCCGGCAGCCATCATTTGCTCTGTCTCCGTCTCATTCTTATAGGCAAAGTTCTCGGATGTTATATATCCGTTCCGATATAGGCTATTCATATACAACATCGACTTGCGTACAGCGTCTTGTCTCAGATAGTAAACAATCTTCCCATTCTCGTCCACAAAACCTCCATAAGCACCGAATTGTGCATCGAAATATGGCCTTTGCCAGTTAGGATTAAGAATTAAAGGCGTCATCTCCGGATATTTCTCTTTGACAGTTGCGAACACATTATCAAGATCATCCAGTGACTTAATGGACGGATTACCTATTTCCTCCAGAACATCCTTGCGCATGGCTAACCCGGGAACCATCATATGGGCATAAGGATTAGCCTTCCACTCGGATTCAGGAGAAAAGTCATTACGAATGGCGTAATAATTCCCGTCACTTACAGTATTCACTAGTTCCTTTACTGGATCGAACTTCACATCAGGAGCATATTTAGGAAAAATTTCGTTATACGGCAAGCTTAGATTGCCATCTGACATTAGCTTGAAGTTAAAAGAAACAATGATATCCGGGAGATCCCCTGAAGCTACCATCAGCGCCAATTGCTTATCGTCCGTGGCAACCGTAATTTTCGGTTTCACCCCAGTAGCTTTAGTGATCATTTCCGGAATTTCCCCGGACCAGTCCTGAAAAGGATACCATGTTGCATCAACGAACATACTCAGCTCCACTGGCTTATTTCCATTGTCGGTAGATGATGCAACACCACTCTGTTCCCCATTTTTGCTGCATGCTGAAAGTACGCCGACTACCAAAAGCACCGCCAGTATAAGCTTAAATAGCATACGTGAGCTTTTCCCCATCTTTCTTTCCCCCATTCATGTGATTTTGGAAATTACCGGATGTTTAACCTTTTACCGAACCGAGCATCATCCCCGAAACAAAGTACTTTTGCAGAAACGGATAAACCCCGAGAATCGGAATAATAGACACCACCATTGCCGTCGCTTGAATAGAGAAGGGCGTAACCTTAGCTCTGGACATCGAAGCTGCTGCAGCATCCCCCGTGGGTACCATTGACTGATTGATTACCTGCATCATCCGATAAGTAAGCGTTCTCAAGTTCTCGTTCTGAACGAAATATGCAGAGTCGAGCCAGGAGTTCCACTGTCCGGAGCCAATGAATAGGCTCATCGTCGCCATCAGCGGCATGGAGACAGGTACAACGATGCTGAAGAATATCCTCAGTTCACTTGCTCCATCTATTCGAGCAGATTCTCCTAGTTCATCTGGAATTTCACGAAAGAAAGAGATGGCTATCAGCAGGAAGAACAAATTCAGCATGCTGGGAATCACGTATACCCCGAATGTGTTAATCAGCCCGAGGCTTTTGAGCACAATGTAGAAAGCAATCAGTCCACCCGAGAAATTCATCGCTACTACCACGATAAAAAAATACGTTTTTCTAAACATCAAATCTCGCTTCGCAAGCCCATA is a genomic window containing:
- a CDS encoding extracellular solute-binding protein: MLFKLILAVLLVVGVLSACSKNGEQSGVASSTDNGNKPVELSMFVDATWYPFQDWSGEIPEMITKATGVKPKITVATDDKQLALMVASGDLPDIIVSFNFKLMSDGNLSLPYNEIFPKYAPDVKFDPVKELVNTVSDGNYYAIRNDFSPESEWKANPYAHMMVPGLAMRKDVLEEIGNPSIKSLDDLDNVFATVKEKYPEMTPLILNPNWQRPYFDAQFGAYGGFVDENGKIVYYLRQDAVRKSMLYMNSLYRNGYITSENFAYKNETETEQMMAAGKGFAYTWTYSGAERLNADNKDNGISFVQLAEPLEPEASILSSGTGGLGMYVTKSNKNVEATVKFLKYLYSEEGWRTAEWGVEGKDWSWNTAGYPEFTYDINDLELLKKKGVYWWGVPTETGVGMALTSYKEGSETTRQGEKYSPIIKFNPAIGMINPDTDSPEQIIRTNIENMVKTEVTKIYLAATEAEAQAAFDELIKKAEKIGMSKLEEWATAQYGPLKQKYDQLTK
- a CDS encoding carbohydrate ABC transporter permease — its product is MYLWPREFTLGNYIYFIEDPKWVNAFLVSILRTIVGTVLAVFFTSMVAYGLAKRDLMFRKTYFFIVVVAMNFSGGLIAFYIVLKSLGLINTFGVYVIPSMLNLFFLLIAISFFREIPDELGESARIDGASELRIFFSIVVPVSMPLMATMSLFIGSGQWNSWLDSAYFVQNENLRTLTYRMMQVINQSMVPTGDAAAASMSRAKVTPFSIQATAMVVSIIPILGVYPFLQKYFVSGMMLGSVKG